From Brassica oleracea var. oleracea cultivar TO1000 chromosome C3, BOL, whole genome shotgun sequence, a single genomic window includes:
- the LOC106334126 gene encoding uncharacterized protein LOC106334126, translating into MCCGRVCMLCTCLLLVVIAIGFIFGFGVFKDGFHKIQETVHLECDPRFGCGGDVGRRGYGFPAPSGH; encoded by the coding sequence ATGTGTTGTGGACGGGTTTGCATGCTGTGCACGTGTTTGCTTTTGGTTGTGATCGCGATTGGGTTTATATTCGGATTCGGAGTGTTCAAGGATGGTTTCCACAAGATCCAAGAGACCGTCCATCTCGAATGCGATCCGAGGTTCGGCTGCGGCGGGGACGTTGGGCGTCGCGGTTATGGTTTCCCAGCTCCCTCCGGTCATTAA